The following coding sequences lie in one Kribbella sp. NBC_00709 genomic window:
- a CDS encoding phytanoyl-CoA dioxygenase family protein, whose translation MHFTEITDDLVESFRRDGFVVLDQALPPEQVTELHTAAEQLCRGDLGAVEGAPAPAEDVLRQFLCIHHPHKASDAALAALHAPRVVATLTAVIGPNVKAMQSMLFIKPEGKPGQAWHQDEFFIPTRDRSLTAVWIALDDATVENGCLWVLPGSHRRGVIYPDREQDDLRFDCTVEAFDFPYSDDDAVPVEVPAGSAVIFNGYLLHRSLPNTGRHGLRRVLANHYMSAESLLPWQSVPAGVHVGKHDYRDIVMVAGTDPYAYKGIDDLARPHSRPDKDGGCDR comes from the coding sequence ATGCACTTCACCGAGATCACCGACGACCTGGTCGAGTCCTTCCGGCGGGACGGCTTCGTCGTCCTCGATCAGGCCCTGCCACCCGAACAGGTCACCGAGCTCCACACCGCGGCCGAGCAGCTGTGCCGCGGCGACCTGGGCGCCGTCGAAGGAGCCCCGGCGCCCGCAGAGGACGTCCTGCGCCAGTTCCTCTGCATCCACCATCCGCACAAGGCGTCCGACGCGGCCCTGGCAGCGTTGCACGCGCCGCGCGTGGTCGCGACGCTGACCGCCGTGATCGGGCCGAACGTGAAGGCGATGCAGTCGATGCTGTTCATCAAGCCCGAGGGCAAGCCCGGCCAGGCCTGGCACCAGGACGAGTTCTTCATCCCGACCAGGGATCGCTCTCTGACCGCCGTCTGGATCGCGCTCGACGACGCCACCGTGGAGAACGGCTGCCTGTGGGTATTGCCGGGCTCGCACCGGCGCGGCGTCATCTATCCCGATCGGGAGCAGGACGACCTGCGCTTCGACTGCACGGTGGAGGCGTTCGACTTCCCGTACTCCGACGACGACGCCGTACCGGTCGAGGTACCGGCGGGCTCGGCGGTGATCTTCAACGGTTACCTGTTGCATCGATCACTGCCGAACACCGGCCGGCACGGACTCCGCCGGGTCCTCGCCAACCACTACATGAGCGCGGAGTCGCTGCTCCCCTGGCAGTCCGTACCGGCCGGCGTTCACGTCGGCAAGCACGACTACCGCGACATCGTGATGGTCGCCGGCACCGATCCGTACGCCTACAAGGGCATCGACGATCTGGCCCGGCCGCACTCGCGGCCCGACAAGGACGGCGGGTGCGACCGCTAA
- a CDS encoding MMPL family transporter, with protein sequence MANLLYRLGRFSYQRRRLVAAVWALFLVLLGVGALTLGGKTANTFSIPGTESQRALDALKQELPAASGASSTVVVKAPAGKTLADPTVKAAVGATVAKVTKVPEVIGAVDPFTSKAISPDGTTGLISVQFDKPADELSHESVDGYDGLSGLSTGDLKVVPGGQIKAGVPEIGATEVIGVAVAAVVLVVTFGSLVAAGMTLVTALLGVLAGMAGLFIVTAFTDVSSTAPILALMLGLAVGIDYSLFISSRHRAQLGEGMDPEESVARATATAGSAVLFAGATVVIALAGLSVVGVPFLTAMGLAAAATVLTAVLVALTLLPALLGFVGNRVLPRKLRKAPTAAVHKEGFGFRWGRLVTRFRVPIVAVGIIGLGFLAIPAKDMQLALPDGASAAAGSNQRVAYDLTAAAFGPGANGPLVVVVKSNDAATSNALAQQVLEKAQGLPDVVAAQPAAASQDGTTRLLQVIPKSGPASEQTSDLVKNLRSAVKPLAAGDASISVTGNTAVGIDVSNKLSDALPIYLFVVIGLSFLLLLLAFRSVLVPLKATLGFVLTIGATFGITVAVFQQGHLAKLVGIDSPGPLVSFLPIIMMGILFGLAMDYEVFIVSRVREEFVQGRHANDAAVQGLGHGARVVTAAALIMASVFAGFILVDDPIIKAIGFGLTIGVLIDAFVVRMTLVPAILSLLGDRAWWFPKWLDRITPRVDIEGESLQVPDEPEEKELAGVH encoded by the coding sequence ATGGCCAATCTGCTGTACCGGCTCGGCCGGTTCTCCTACCAGCGCCGGCGGCTCGTCGCCGCTGTGTGGGCGCTGTTCCTCGTCCTGCTGGGGGTCGGCGCGCTGACGCTCGGCGGCAAGACCGCGAACACGTTCTCGATCCCGGGCACCGAGTCGCAGCGTGCGCTCGATGCGCTCAAGCAGGAGCTGCCGGCCGCGAGCGGCGCGTCCTCCACGGTCGTGGTGAAGGCGCCGGCCGGCAAGACGCTCGCGGACCCGACTGTGAAGGCCGCGGTCGGCGCGACCGTCGCCAAGGTCACGAAGGTGCCCGAGGTGATCGGCGCGGTCGACCCGTTCACCAGCAAGGCGATCAGCCCGGACGGTACGACGGGGCTGATCAGCGTCCAGTTCGACAAGCCGGCCGACGAACTGTCGCACGAGAGCGTCGACGGGTACGACGGTCTGAGCGGACTGAGCACGGGCGATCTCAAGGTGGTCCCGGGCGGACAGATCAAGGCCGGAGTCCCGGAGATCGGTGCGACCGAGGTCATCGGTGTCGCGGTGGCGGCCGTCGTACTGGTCGTCACGTTCGGATCGCTCGTCGCCGCGGGCATGACGCTGGTGACGGCGTTGCTCGGCGTACTGGCCGGGATGGCCGGGTTGTTCATCGTCACCGCGTTCACCGACGTGTCGTCGACGGCTCCGATCCTGGCGTTGATGCTCGGGCTCGCGGTGGGGATCGACTACTCGTTGTTCATCAGTTCGCGGCACCGGGCGCAGCTGGGCGAGGGGATGGATCCGGAGGAGTCCGTCGCGCGGGCGACCGCGACAGCCGGGTCGGCGGTGTTGTTCGCCGGCGCGACCGTGGTGATCGCGCTCGCCGGGTTGTCGGTGGTCGGAGTACCGTTCCTGACCGCGATGGGGCTGGCAGCCGCGGCGACGGTGCTGACCGCAGTACTGGTCGCCTTGACGCTGCTGCCCGCGCTGCTCGGGTTCGTCGGGAACCGGGTGCTGCCGCGGAAGCTGCGGAAGGCGCCGACCGCAGCGGTGCACAAGGAGGGCTTCGGCTTCCGGTGGGGCCGGCTGGTGACGCGGTTCCGGGTGCCGATCGTTGCCGTTGGCATCATCGGGCTCGGGTTCCTGGCGATCCCGGCGAAGGACATGCAGCTCGCGCTTCCGGACGGCGCGTCGGCGGCGGCCGGCAGCAACCAGCGGGTCGCGTACGACCTGACCGCGGCGGCGTTCGGGCCGGGCGCGAACGGTCCGCTGGTGGTCGTTGTGAAGAGCAACGACGCCGCGACGTCGAACGCCCTCGCACAGCAGGTGCTCGAGAAGGCACAAGGCTTGCCCGATGTCGTGGCGGCACAGCCGGCGGCGGCGAGCCAGGACGGTACGACGCGGTTGCTGCAGGTGATCCCGAAGAGCGGACCGGCCAGCGAGCAGACCTCTGACCTGGTCAAGAACCTGCGGTCAGCGGTGAAACCGCTCGCTGCCGGAGACGCGAGCATCTCGGTGACCGGTAACACGGCGGTCGGGATCGATGTGTCGAACAAACTGTCCGACGCGTTGCCGATCTACCTGTTCGTGGTGATCGGGTTGTCGTTCCTGCTGTTGCTGCTGGCGTTCCGGTCGGTGCTGGTGCCGTTGAAGGCGACGCTCGGTTTCGTGCTGACGATCGGGGCGACGTTCGGGATCACCGTCGCGGTGTTCCAGCAGGGGCACCTGGCGAAGCTGGTCGGGATCGACTCCCCCGGTCCGCTGGTGAGCTTCCTGCCGATCATCATGATGGGCATCCTGTTCGGGCTGGCGATGGACTACGAGGTGTTCATCGTGTCCCGGGTCCGCGAGGAGTTCGTCCAGGGCCGGCACGCGAACGACGCCGCCGTCCAGGGCCTCGGCCACGGCGCCCGCGTCGTCACCGCCGCCGCCCTGATCATGGCGTCGGTCTTCGCCGGCTTCATCCTGGTCGACGACCCCATCATCAAGGCCATCGGCTTCGGCCTGACCATCGGCGTACTCATCGACGCCTTCGTGGTCCGGATGACCCTGGTCCCCGCCATCCTCAGCCTGCTCGGCGACCGCGCCTGGTGGTTCCCGAAGTGGCTGGACCGGATCACGCCGAGGGTCGACATCGAAGGCGAGTCCCTGCAGGTGCCCGACGAACCGGAGGAGAAGGAGCTCGCCGGGGTGCACTGA
- the aroH gene encoding chorismate mutase: protein MAVRAIRGATQLDVDEREHLLERSAELVKAVLEANDLENEDLISILFTVTSDLRSEFPAVAGRQIGLTDVPLMCMQEIPVPHALPRVVRLMVHTDTPRSRDKIQHVYLHGAVALRPDLTGAQ, encoded by the coding sequence GTGGCGGTACGGGCGATCCGGGGTGCCACCCAGCTGGACGTGGACGAGCGCGAGCACCTGCTCGAGCGGTCCGCGGAGCTGGTGAAGGCGGTCCTGGAGGCGAACGATCTGGAGAACGAGGATCTGATCAGCATCCTGTTCACCGTCACGTCGGATCTGCGTTCGGAGTTCCCGGCCGTCGCGGGCCGGCAGATCGGGCTGACCGACGTACCGCTGATGTGCATGCAGGAGATCCCGGTGCCGCACGCGCTGCCCCGCGTGGTCCGGCTGATGGTGCACACCGACACGCCCCGCTCCCGCGACAAGATCCAGCACGTCTACCTCCACGGCGCCGTAGCGCTCCGCCCGGACCTGACCGGCGCCCAGTGA
- a CDS encoding bifunctional 5,10-methylenetetrahydrofolate dehydrogenase/5,10-methenyltetrahydrofolate cyclohydrolase, which yields MTAELMIGTDLAAEMVAKAAERAKALQERYGVQPCLATVLVGDDPASATYVRMKQNRSKKAGIASRSVVLPAETTTDELVAEIRKLSEDPAVHGILLQHPVPAQIDERAAFEAIDPAKDVDGVTMLSFAAMAFGDPGFRSATPGGIMRLLAAYDVPLEGAHAVVIGRSPILGKPAGMLLLASNATVTYAHSRTRDLPELVRTADVVIAAVGKANFVRGDWLKPGAVVVDAGYNEGNVGDVHFEEAAEVASLITPVPGGVGPMTIALLLEQAVDAAEAQLG from the coding sequence ATGACTGCTGAGCTCATGATCGGGACCGACCTCGCCGCCGAGATGGTGGCGAAGGCGGCGGAGCGGGCCAAGGCCCTGCAGGAGCGGTACGGCGTGCAGCCGTGCCTGGCGACCGTACTGGTGGGCGACGACCCGGCGTCGGCGACGTACGTGCGGATGAAGCAGAACCGGTCGAAGAAGGCCGGGATCGCGTCGCGGAGCGTCGTACTGCCGGCCGAGACGACCACCGACGAACTGGTCGCGGAGATCCGGAAGCTGTCCGAGGACCCGGCGGTGCACGGGATCCTTCTGCAGCACCCGGTGCCGGCCCAGATCGACGAGCGGGCCGCGTTCGAGGCGATCGACCCGGCCAAGGACGTGGACGGCGTGACGATGCTGTCGTTCGCGGCGATGGCCTTCGGTGATCCCGGGTTCCGCTCGGCGACGCCCGGCGGGATCATGCGGCTGCTGGCGGCGTACGACGTACCGCTCGAGGGCGCGCACGCGGTGGTGATCGGCCGCAGCCCGATCCTCGGCAAGCCGGCCGGAATGTTGCTGCTGGCATCGAATGCGACGGTGACCTACGCGCACTCCCGGACCCGGGACCTGCCCGAGCTGGTCCGGACCGCGGACGTGGTGATCGCCGCGGTCGGCAAGGCGAACTTCGTCCGCGGCGACTGGCTGAAGCCGGGCGCGGTCGTGGTGGACGCTGGGTACAACGAGGGCAATGTCGGCGACGTGCACTTCGAGGAGGCGGCCGAGGTCGCCAGTCTGATCACGCCGGTCCCGGGCGGGGTCGGGCCGATGACGATCGCGCTGCTGCTCGAGCAAGCGGTCGACGCGGCCGAGGCACAGCTGGGTTAG
- a CDS encoding lysophospholipid acyltransferase family protein, with protein MTAEVTGHKDLPRTDDLPPLPYRIALPMRKLAKPYFFRKYKLTIHHEDRFPLTGPLLMAPNHLSLLDGPLLGAIAPRMLHQLGKIEVFGGLQGVLLRRVGQIPVDRSTYDVLAVRRSIKVLRDGRVLNIYPEGTRGPGDFSRIRSGVAYLAMVTGAPILPVALMGTRLPAGDIEGFPPAGSRVDVVYGEPFAVDRVPFPRRHSDVQAVADHIGDVLRAHVKAAVEETGHPLPGWRDQKDPDD; from the coding sequence ATGACGGCGGAAGTCACCGGGCACAAGGATCTGCCCCGCACCGACGATCTGCCGCCGCTGCCGTACCGCATCGCGCTGCCGATGCGGAAGCTGGCCAAGCCGTACTTCTTCCGTAAATACAAGCTGACCATCCACCACGAGGACCGGTTCCCGCTGACCGGTCCGCTGCTGATGGCGCCGAACCACCTGAGTCTGCTGGACGGCCCGTTGCTCGGGGCGATCGCGCCGCGGATGCTGCATCAGCTCGGCAAGATCGAGGTGTTCGGCGGCCTGCAGGGTGTGCTCCTGCGCCGGGTCGGCCAGATCCCGGTCGACCGGTCGACGTACGACGTGCTCGCGGTCCGGAGGTCGATCAAGGTCCTGCGGGACGGCCGGGTGCTGAATATCTACCCCGAAGGCACCCGTGGCCCCGGCGACTTCAGCCGGATCCGCAGCGGCGTGGCGTACCTGGCCATGGTGACCGGGGCCCCGATCCTGCCGGTCGCCTTGATGGGGACCAGGCTGCCGGCGGGCGACATCGAGGGGTTCCCACCGGCCGGAAGCCGGGTCGACGTGGTGTATGGCGAGCCGTTCGCCGTGGACCGCGTACCCTTTCCTAGGAGACATTCCGACGTACAGGCGGTTGCCGACCACATCGGTGACGTGCTGCGCGCCCATGTGAAGGCGGCCGTCGAAGAAACCGGCCACCCGCTTCCGGGCTGGCGAGACCAGAAGGACCCTGATGACTGA
- a CDS encoding prephenate dehydrogenase translates to MTELRGPVRIVGTGLIGTSIGLALARLGVVVELVDGNPDNALMAERIGAGSRMVQIEPQLVVVAVPPDHVGAVVAEQLEQTDAVVTDAASVKSKPLADARRLTGDLSRYVGSHPMAGSERNGPLAGRADLFDGATWAITPHETSAPEAVDLVRRLAEAAGARTVEMSVEDHDLGVARVSHLPHLMSALAAGTLADAPSSHLELSGQGVRDVTRIAAGDPTLWTQIVSANSGALTGLLEQIRGELDRLLVALGKEEAGDELTAILGQGVSGAVRVPGKHGTPHIDLVTVLVTIPDRPGQLAKLFADAAESGANVEDLRIDHSPGRPVGEVELAVKPASVDQLVDVLTDRGWVVHR, encoded by the coding sequence GTGACCGAATTACGTGGTCCGGTTCGGATCGTCGGCACCGGACTCATCGGTACGTCGATCGGCCTGGCGCTGGCGCGACTGGGCGTCGTCGTAGAGCTCGTCGACGGGAACCCGGACAACGCGCTGATGGCCGAGCGGATCGGCGCCGGCTCGCGGATGGTGCAGATCGAGCCGCAATTGGTCGTGGTCGCAGTGCCGCCGGACCACGTCGGCGCCGTGGTCGCCGAGCAGCTCGAGCAGACCGACGCGGTCGTCACCGACGCGGCGAGCGTGAAGTCCAAGCCACTCGCCGACGCCCGCCGGCTGACCGGTGACCTCAGCCGGTACGTCGGCAGTCACCCGATGGCCGGCTCCGAGCGGAACGGTCCGCTGGCCGGGCGCGCCGACCTCTTCGACGGCGCCACCTGGGCGATCACCCCGCACGAGACGAGCGCTCCCGAAGCGGTCGACCTGGTACGCCGGCTCGCCGAGGCCGCCGGCGCCCGGACCGTCGAGATGTCCGTCGAGGACCATGACCTCGGCGTCGCGCGGGTGTCCCACCTGCCACACCTGATGTCCGCACTGGCGGCGGGGACACTGGCGGACGCGCCGTCGTCCCATCTGGAGCTGTCCGGTCAGGGCGTCCGCGACGTCACCCGGATCGCGGCCGGCGACCCGACGCTGTGGACCCAGATCGTGTCCGCGAACTCGGGTGCGCTGACCGGACTGCTGGAGCAGATCCGGGGCGAGCTCGACCGGCTGCTCGTTGCCTTGGGCAAGGAAGAGGCCGGCGACGAGCTGACCGCGATCCTCGGCCAGGGCGTCTCCGGCGCGGTCCGCGTGCCGGGCAAGCACGGTACGCCGCACATCGACCTGGTCACCGTCCTCGTGACGATCCCGGACCGGCCCGGCCAGCTGGCCAAACTGTTCGCCGACGCGGCCGAGTCCGGCGCCAACGTCGAAGACCTCCGCATCGACCACAGCCCCGGCCGCCCGGTCGGTGAGGTCGAACTCGCCGTCAAACCCGCCTCCGTCGACCAGCTGGTCGACGTCCTCACCGACCGCGGCTGGGTGGTCCACCGCTAG
- the der gene encoding ribosome biogenesis GTPase Der, with amino-acid sequence MTDLPTEVPTHEREDTGPLPVLAIVGRPNVGKSTLVNRIIGRREAVVEDTPGVTRDRVSYDADWAGREFTVVDTGGWDPDAVGMAALVAAQAEVAINAADAVLFVVDAVVGITDADEAVVRVLRKSGKPVVLAANKVDDQRIESEAMNLWGLGIGEPFPVSAMHGRGTGDLLDAVLAALPEAPPERDGEVGGPRRVAIVGKPNVGKSSLLNKVAKEDRVVVSDVAGTTVDPVDELITLGGKEWRFIDTAGIRRKVKNTQGHEYYASLRTNAAIERAEVVVVVIDASESITEQDLRIMNAVEEAGKALVIAYNKWDLMDEERRYYLEREIDRDLVQFRWAPRVNISALTGWHMEKLVPAVEAALEGWQTRVPTGQLNAFLGRLVAAHPHPVRSGKQPKILFGTQATTMPPTFAIFTSGQIEPSYQRFIERRLREDFGFVGSPVHVQIRARQKNKKR; translated from the coding sequence ATGACTGACCTGCCCACCGAAGTACCGACGCACGAGCGGGAGGACACCGGCCCGTTGCCGGTCCTCGCGATCGTCGGCCGGCCGAACGTGGGGAAGTCCACGCTGGTCAACCGCATCATCGGCCGCCGCGAGGCGGTCGTGGAGGACACCCCGGGCGTGACCCGGGACCGGGTGTCGTACGACGCCGACTGGGCCGGCCGCGAGTTCACGGTCGTCGACACCGGCGGCTGGGACCCGGACGCGGTCGGCATGGCCGCCCTGGTCGCCGCCCAGGCCGAGGTTGCGATCAACGCTGCCGACGCGGTCCTGTTCGTGGTCGATGCCGTCGTCGGCATCACCGACGCCGACGAGGCCGTCGTCCGGGTGCTGCGCAAGTCCGGCAAGCCGGTCGTCCTCGCGGCGAACAAGGTCGACGACCAGCGGATCGAGTCCGAGGCGATGAACCTGTGGGGCCTCGGCATCGGCGAGCCGTTCCCGGTCTCCGCGATGCACGGCCGCGGCACGGGCGACCTGCTCGACGCCGTACTCGCGGCGCTGCCCGAAGCGCCGCCGGAGCGCGACGGTGAGGTCGGCGGACCGCGACGGGTCGCGATCGTCGGGAAGCCGAACGTGGGCAAGTCCTCGCTGCTGAACAAGGTCGCCAAGGAGGACCGGGTCGTCGTCAGCGACGTCGCCGGGACCACGGTCGACCCGGTCGACGAGCTGATCACGCTCGGCGGCAAGGAGTGGCGGTTCATCGACACCGCCGGCATCCGGCGCAAGGTGAAGAACACCCAGGGCCACGAGTACTACGCCTCGCTGCGGACCAATGCGGCGATCGAGCGGGCCGAGGTGGTCGTGGTCGTCATCGACGCCTCGGAGTCGATCACCGAGCAGGACCTGCGGATCATGAACGCGGTCGAGGAAGCCGGCAAGGCGCTGGTGATCGCGTACAACAAGTGGGATCTGATGGACGAGGAGCGGCGCTACTACCTGGAGCGCGAGATCGACCGCGACCTGGTGCAGTTCCGCTGGGCGCCGCGGGTCAACATCAGCGCGCTCACCGGCTGGCACATGGAGAAGCTCGTGCCCGCGGTCGAGGCGGCGCTCGAGGGCTGGCAGACCCGTGTCCCGACCGGCCAGCTGAACGCGTTCCTGGGCCGCCTGGTGGCTGCCCACCCGCACCCGGTCCGCTCGGGCAAGCAGCCGAAGATCCTCTTCGGCACCCAGGCCACGACCATGCCGCCGACGTTCGCGATCTTCACCTCCGGCCAGATCGAACCCTCCTACCAGCGCTTCATCGAACGCCGCCTGCGTGAGGACTTCGGCTTCGTCGGCAGCCCCGTCCACGTCCAGATCCGGGCCCGCCAGAAGAACAAGAAACGCTGA
- the cmk gene encoding (d)CMP kinase: protein MIIAVDGPSGSGKSSTARGVATRLGLRFLDTGATYRAVTWSAVEHGLDLDDTGAVAQRARDLRLEISTDPGHQFVIADGTDVTAAIREPRISEVVSKIATNLEVRKELIRRQRAIIDNAQPSGGIVVEGRDIATVVATDAELKVLLTADQEARMARRGAQVGSLTAEQLRDQIVRRDADDSTVSEFQVASDGAVTVDSTYLTLEEVIDVISRLAKEAVPQGQES from the coding sequence ATGATCATCGCTGTGGACGGCCCGAGCGGCTCCGGTAAATCGAGCACCGCCCGCGGAGTGGCCACCCGGCTCGGACTGCGGTTCCTCGACACCGGGGCGACGTACCGGGCGGTGACCTGGTCGGCGGTCGAGCACGGGCTGGATCTGGACGACACCGGCGCGGTCGCGCAGCGCGCCCGGGACCTGAGGCTGGAGATCAGCACCGACCCGGGCCACCAGTTCGTGATTGCCGACGGGACCGACGTCACGGCCGCGATCCGGGAGCCGCGGATCAGCGAGGTGGTCTCGAAGATCGCCACCAATCTCGAGGTGCGCAAGGAGCTGATCCGGCGGCAGCGGGCGATCATCGACAACGCGCAGCCGAGCGGCGGGATCGTGGTCGAGGGCCGCGACATCGCCACCGTGGTCGCGACCGACGCCGAGCTGAAGGTGCTGCTCACCGCCGACCAGGAGGCCCGGATGGCGCGCCGCGGCGCCCAGGTCGGCTCGTTGACCGCGGAGCAGTTGCGTGACCAGATCGTCCGGCGGGATGCCGACGACTCGACCGTTTCGGAGTTCCAGGTCGCCTCCGACGGCGCGGTCACCGTCGACTCGACCTACCTGACCCTGGAAGAAGTCATCGATGTGATCAGCCGTCTAGCCAAGGAGGCTGTTCCCCAGGGCCAGGAGTCATGA
- a CDS encoding helix-turn-helix domain-containing protein: MTSRPPVISVNSLIQIADYAPGATYGPRRLPNFELLWILHGSALWRTDVYDDAGVRQTTVEHELRPGTVALAQRGNQDAYIWDCDRGSRHAYVHFQIEDFGDLGDPPSWPWVRSMSDPGLLGELCSYLLDMPTPVRGLSDRLVATMLEVFVSAPDGPSRAEMPDAVRRLADHVATVWTRSGLRIVSVPELAAAANLSAGHLHRLFRERYGCGPAYALDLIRLARAATALLRTNATIGEIASDCGYSNPYHFSRRFTLAYGDPPGTFRRRRQLSDPLAPVREAGLLPLARRLLGAARNG; this comes from the coding sequence GTGACATCGCGACCGCCGGTGATCAGCGTGAACTCCCTCATCCAGATCGCGGACTACGCGCCCGGCGCGACGTACGGTCCGCGCCGGCTGCCGAACTTCGAACTGCTCTGGATCCTGCACGGATCGGCGCTCTGGCGGACCGACGTGTACGACGACGCGGGCGTCCGGCAGACGACCGTCGAGCACGAACTGCGGCCGGGGACGGTAGCGCTGGCGCAGCGCGGGAATCAGGACGCGTATATCTGGGACTGTGATCGCGGGTCGCGGCACGCCTACGTGCATTTCCAGATCGAGGACTTCGGCGACCTCGGCGATCCGCCGAGTTGGCCCTGGGTGCGGTCGATGTCCGATCCGGGTCTGCTAGGGGAGCTGTGCAGCTACTTGCTGGACATGCCCACGCCGGTCCGGGGACTCAGCGATCGGTTGGTGGCGACGATGCTGGAGGTCTTCGTCAGCGCTCCGGACGGCCCGTCCCGCGCGGAGATGCCGGACGCCGTCCGGCGCCTGGCCGATCACGTTGCGACCGTGTGGACCCGGAGTGGACTGCGGATCGTCTCCGTCCCAGAGCTGGCCGCCGCGGCGAACCTGTCGGCGGGACATCTGCACCGGCTGTTCCGGGAGCGGTACGGGTGCGGACCGGCGTACGCGCTGGACCTGATTCGGCTGGCCCGGGCTGCGACAGCTCTCCTGCGGACCAACGCCACGATCGGGGAGATCGCGTCCGATTGCGGGTACAGCAATCCGTACCATTTCTCCCGCCGCTTCACCCTCGCGTACGGCGACCCGCCGGGGACGTTCCGGCGTCGCCGGCAGCTGTCCGATCCACTCGCGCCGGTCCGGGAGGCCGGGCTGCTTCCGCTGGCCCGCCGGCTCCTCGGGGCCGCCCGGAACGGCTGA